The following coding sequences are from one Pseudomonas oryzae window:
- a CDS encoding GTP-binding protein, whose protein sequence is MPAKILFIGPMGAGKTTAIAAVSDVAPVATDVLNTDTAQCDKPTTTVAMDYGEIQLDDDMVVLYGIPGQDRFDFMWSILAEGALGAVLLLDHQRPQACRDLLDYLDAFPQLGGRGALVVAVGRAGAAPAAALRPYREALAARGLALPLFAADVRRKDDVLLLIETLIANAEVNAWS, encoded by the coding sequence ATGCCGGCCAAGATCCTCTTCATCGGCCCGATGGGCGCGGGCAAGACCACCGCCATCGCCGCGGTCAGCGACGTCGCGCCCGTCGCCACCGACGTGCTGAACACCGACACCGCGCAGTGCGACAAGCCGACCACCACGGTGGCCATGGACTACGGCGAGATCCAGCTCGACGACGATATGGTCGTCCTGTACGGCATCCCTGGCCAGGACCGCTTCGACTTCATGTGGTCGATCCTCGCCGAGGGCGCGCTGGGCGCCGTGCTGCTGCTCGATCACCAGCGTCCGCAGGCCTGCCGCGATCTGCTCGACTATCTGGACGCCTTTCCGCAGCTGGGCGGGCGCGGCGCCCTGGTGGTGGCGGTCGGCCGCGCCGGCGCCGCGCCCGCAGCGGCCTTGCGTCCCTATCGCGAGGCCCTGGCCGCGCGCGGCCTGGCCCTGCCGCTGTTCGCCGCCGATGTGCGGCGCAAGGACGACGTGCTGCTGCTGATCGAAACCCTGATTGCCAACGCCGAGGTCAATGCCTGGTCATGA